A genome region from Conger conger chromosome 16, fConCon1.1, whole genome shotgun sequence includes the following:
- the znf1124 gene encoding zinc finger protein 1124 isoform X2 yields MEVLAKAAVADICKLFDAESAVLRSEMSRSQYENKALKRKLLYMERELTTERALNNSGKPIFTEAIKERGVEYFPAISVLEKEPRMNMWKDVEPIGHEADVDSTLQSVTRAEFAESIEERPDFFLVKEETFEEDFGNSDSQSATEFSREKVAECDAQTGAEAESGSHPALSEAERELDTYPVAAGTARHDDQYGLFLGGESVSMAKEAKPYGAENQFICTFCGKGCDHFSQFQRHVQIHLDEKPGDPETGADRHYGGLTAEDPLGKGTFVCVHCGKRFAKKQCLHVHQRIHTGERPYQCSECGRTFSKKCNLKFHQRTHTGERPFRCSKCNQTFSQKSNLKRHEEKHVQTAQRALKKSRFSCRHCGKVCVSPSHLEIHQRTHTGEKPYQCSECGKSFAKKCNLNFHLRTHTGEKPFRCSVCGKCFSQKFNLKRHESVHIIGNSSRQSLFS; encoded by the exons ATGGAGGTATTGGCCAAGGCAGCGGTGGCTGATATTTGCAAGCTTTTCGACGCGGAGTCCGCGGTGCTGCGGTCGGAAATGTCTCGGAGTCAGTACGAAAACAAAGCtctgaaaagaaaattattGTATATGGAGAGAGAGTTGACGACTGAGCGAGCTCTAAACAATTCGGGAAAGCCAATCTTCACCGAAGCCATCAAAGAACGAG GGGTGGAATATTTCCCCGCTATAAGTGTCTTGGAGAAAGAGCCTCGTATGAACATGTGGAAAGATGTTGAACCTATTGGGCACGAAGCTGATGTTGACAGTACCCTGCAGTCAGTCACCAGGGCCGAG TTTGCAGAATCGATAGAGGAGAGGCCTGATTTCTTTCTCGTGAAAGAGGAGACATTTGAAGAGGACTTTGGGAACAGTGACTCCCAGAGCGCAACGGAGTTTAGCAGGGAGA AGGTCGCGGAGTGTGACGCTCAAACGGGGGCGGAGGCGGAGTCTGGCTCACATCCTGCCCTATCAGAAGCTGAGCGGGAGCTGGATACGTATCCCGTAGCTGCCGGGACTGCACGCCATGACGACCAGTATGGCCTTTTCCTCGGTGGAGAGAGCGTCAGTATGGCGAAGGAGGCCAAACCGTACGGGGCAGAAAACCAGTTCATCTGCACGTTCTGTGGCAAAGGCTGCGACCATTTTAGTCAGTTTCAGAGACACGTGCAGATTCATCTGGATGAGAAACCAGGAGACCCTGAGACAGGTGCTGACCGTCACTACGGCGGTCTGACCGCAGAGGACCCCCTGGGTAAAGGGACCTTCGTCTGCGTTCACTGCGGGAAGCGCTTCGCTAAAAAGCAGTGTCTCCACGTGCATCAGCGGATTCACAcgggggagaggccgtaccagtGCTCAGAGTGCGGTAGGACGTTTTCCAAGAAGTGCAACCTCAAATTTCACCAGCGCACTCACACGGGAGAGAGGCCGTTCAGGTGCTCCAAGTGCAACCAGACCTTCTCCCAGAAGTCGAATTTAAAAAGACACGAGGAGAAACACGTTCAGACCGCGCAGAGGGCCCTGAAGAAGAGCCGCTTCAGCTGCAGGCATTGCGGGAAGGTGTGCGTCTCCCCGTCTCATCTGGAGATCCACCAGCGCACTCACACGGGGGAGAAGCCATACCAGTGCTCTGAGTGCGGGAAGAGTTTTGCCAAGAAGTGCAACCTCAACTTCCACCTGCGCACTCACACGGGGGAGAAGCCGTTCAGGTGCTCTGTGTGCGGGAAGTGCTTCTCTCAGAAATTCAACTTGAAACGACACGAAAGCGTCCACATCATTGGCAACTCGTCCCGACAGAGTTTGTTCAGttaa
- the znf1124 gene encoding zinc finger protein 1124 isoform X1, translated as MSYSITLQTQLVDIMEVLAKAAVADICKLFDAESAVLRSEMSRSQYENKALKRKLLYMERELTTERALNNSGKPIFTEAIKERGVEYFPAISVLEKEPRMNMWKDVEPIGHEADVDSTLQSVTRAEFAESIEERPDFFLVKEETFEEDFGNSDSQSATEFSREKVAECDAQTGAEAESGSHPALSEAERELDTYPVAAGTARHDDQYGLFLGGESVSMAKEAKPYGAENQFICTFCGKGCDHFSQFQRHVQIHLDEKPGDPETGADRHYGGLTAEDPLGKGTFVCVHCGKRFAKKQCLHVHQRIHTGERPYQCSECGRTFSKKCNLKFHQRTHTGERPFRCSKCNQTFSQKSNLKRHEEKHVQTAQRALKKSRFSCRHCGKVCVSPSHLEIHQRTHTGEKPYQCSECGKSFAKKCNLNFHLRTHTGEKPFRCSVCGKCFSQKFNLKRHESVHIIGNSSRQSLFS; from the exons atgtcGTATTCCATTACATTGCAGACGCAGTTGGTTGACATTATGGAGGTATTGGCCAAGGCAGCGGTGGCTGATATTTGCAAGCTTTTCGACGCGGAGTCCGCGGTGCTGCGGTCGGAAATGTCTCGGAGTCAGTACGAAAACAAAGCtctgaaaagaaaattattGTATATGGAGAGAGAGTTGACGACTGAGCGAGCTCTAAACAATTCGGGAAAGCCAATCTTCACCGAAGCCATCAAAGAACGAG GGGTGGAATATTTCCCCGCTATAAGTGTCTTGGAGAAAGAGCCTCGTATGAACATGTGGAAAGATGTTGAACCTATTGGGCACGAAGCTGATGTTGACAGTACCCTGCAGTCAGTCACCAGGGCCGAG TTTGCAGAATCGATAGAGGAGAGGCCTGATTTCTTTCTCGTGAAAGAGGAGACATTTGAAGAGGACTTTGGGAACAGTGACTCCCAGAGCGCAACGGAGTTTAGCAGGGAGA AGGTCGCGGAGTGTGACGCTCAAACGGGGGCGGAGGCGGAGTCTGGCTCACATCCTGCCCTATCAGAAGCTGAGCGGGAGCTGGATACGTATCCCGTAGCTGCCGGGACTGCACGCCATGACGACCAGTATGGCCTTTTCCTCGGTGGAGAGAGCGTCAGTATGGCGAAGGAGGCCAAACCGTACGGGGCAGAAAACCAGTTCATCTGCACGTTCTGTGGCAAAGGCTGCGACCATTTTAGTCAGTTTCAGAGACACGTGCAGATTCATCTGGATGAGAAACCAGGAGACCCTGAGACAGGTGCTGACCGTCACTACGGCGGTCTGACCGCAGAGGACCCCCTGGGTAAAGGGACCTTCGTCTGCGTTCACTGCGGGAAGCGCTTCGCTAAAAAGCAGTGTCTCCACGTGCATCAGCGGATTCACAcgggggagaggccgtaccagtGCTCAGAGTGCGGTAGGACGTTTTCCAAGAAGTGCAACCTCAAATTTCACCAGCGCACTCACACGGGAGAGAGGCCGTTCAGGTGCTCCAAGTGCAACCAGACCTTCTCCCAGAAGTCGAATTTAAAAAGACACGAGGAGAAACACGTTCAGACCGCGCAGAGGGCCCTGAAGAAGAGCCGCTTCAGCTGCAGGCATTGCGGGAAGGTGTGCGTCTCCCCGTCTCATCTGGAGATCCACCAGCGCACTCACACGGGGGAGAAGCCATACCAGTGCTCTGAGTGCGGGAAGAGTTTTGCCAAGAAGTGCAACCTCAACTTCCACCTGCGCACTCACACGGGGGAGAAGCCGTTCAGGTGCTCTGTGTGCGGGAAGTGCTTCTCTCAGAAATTCAACTTGAAACGACACGAAAGCGTCCACATCATTGGCAACTCGTCCCGACAGAGTTTGTTCAGttaa
- the LOC133114071 gene encoding probable G-protein coupled receptor 139, whose amino-acid sequence MEHSHIFYLLPSNSSVWTPGQQPPASTLRCPLGPLPVIYYSTLLCLGLPANILTVVVLSQLVLRRQKSSYNYLLALAAADILVLLLIVFVDFLLEDFILGAPLPPYLGKAVQALEFCSLHTSVWITVPLTVDRYVAVCHPLHYHVLSYPARARRVILAVYLGGLLSGAPYYWWPDLWRGPPGGGFGPAQQALVWVHCVGVYLVPCAVFLSLNSAIVRQLHGRRVSSMRLRGRYSTGKTTAILLAVTSVFAALWAPRVVLILYLLYAAAPGPPSAPTRPLHLLADLANMLALLNTAVNFFLYCFISRRFRKMAAAALGAPLCCGDRKRLPPQAFCAGRSLSVTSSSRVSPAGSHCIRMLVYQYERSSALSLSPPGPRTLSPSPCHYRHRQPLPEGS is encoded by the exons ATGGAGCACAGCCACATCTTCTACCTCCTGCCCTCCAACAGCAGCGTGTGGACCCCTGGGCAGCAGCCCCCCGCCAGCACCCTGCGCTGCCCTCTGGGTCCCCTGCCCGTCATCTACTACAGCACCCTGCTCTGCCTCGGCCTGCccg CGAACATCCTGACGGTGGTGGTCCTATCCCAGCTGGTCCTGAGGCGGCAGAAGTCCTCCTACAACTACCTCCTGGCTTTGGCCGCGGCCGACATCCTGGTCCTCCTCCTCATCGTGTTCGTGGACTTCCTGCTGGAGGACTTCATCCTGGGGGCGCCGCTGCCCCCCTACCTGGGGAAGGCGGTTCAGGCTCTGGAATTCTGCTCCCTGCACACCTCTGTGTGGATCACCGTGCCGCTGACCGTGGACCGCTACGTGGCGGTGTGTCACCCGCTGCACTACCACGTGCTGTCCTACCCTGCCCGCGCGCGCCGAGTCATCCTGGCCGTGTACCTGGGGGGCCTGCTCTCCGGCGCCCCCTACTACTGGTGGCCGGACCTGTGGAGGGGGCCCCCGGGCGGGGGGTTCGGTCCGGCCCAGCAGGCCCTGGTGTGGGTGCACTGCGTGGGCGTGTACCTGGTGCCCTGCGCCGTGTTTTTGTCGCTGAATTccgccatcgtccggcagctcCACGGCCGGCGCGTCTCCTCCATGCGCCTCCGCGGCCGCTACTCCACGGGCAAGACCACCGCCATCCTGCTGGCCGTCACCTCCGTGTTCGCGGCCCTGTGGGCGCCCCGCGTGGTCCTGATCCTCTACCTCCTGTACGCCGCCGCGCCTGGCCCTCCCTCCGCCCCCACCCGTCCGCTCCACCTGCTGGCCGACCTAGCCAACATGCTGGCGCTGCTCAACACGGCCGTCAACTTCTTCCTGTACTGCTTCATCAGCCGCCGCTtccgcaaaatggccgccgccgCGCTGGGCGCGCCGCTCTGCTGCGGGGACAGGAAGCGGCTGCCGCCCCAGGCCTTCTGCGCCGGGCGCAGCCTGTCCGTCACCAGCAGCTCCCGGGTCTCCCCCGCCGGCTCGCACTGCATCAGGATGCTGGTGTACCAGTACGAGCGCAGCTccgccctgtccctgtctccgCCCGGACCCCGGaccctgtccccctccccctgccactACCGCCACCGGCAGCCCCTTCCTGAGGGCAGCTGA